Proteins co-encoded in one Cyprinus carpio isolate SPL01 chromosome B5, ASM1834038v1, whole genome shotgun sequence genomic window:
- the LOC109090526 gene encoding histone H2AX, whose protein sequence is MSGRGKTGGKARAKAKTRSSRAGLQFPVGRVHRLLRKGNYAERVGAGAPVYLAAVLEYLTAEILELAGNAARDNKKTRIIPRHLQLAVRNDEELNKLLGGVTIAQGGVLPNIQAVLLPKKTGQAVQSSGKSGKKGSSQSQEY, encoded by the coding sequence ATGTCTGGAAGAGGCAAAACCGGAGGAAAAGCCCGCGCTAAGGCTAAGACTCGCAGCTCACGCGCTGGTCTGCAGTTCCCCGTCGGCCGTGTGCATCGTCTTCTGCGTAAAGGCAACTACGCTGAGAGAGTAGGTGCTGGTGCTCCCGTCTACCTTGCTGCCGTTCTCGAGTACCTCACTGCTGAGATTCTCGAGTTGGCGGGAAACGCTGCAAGAGACAACAAGAAGACTCGTATCATTCCTCGCCATCTTCAGCTGGCCGTCCGTAATGATGAGGAGCTGAACAAACTGCTCGGTGGAGTGACCATCGCCCAGGGAGGTGTTCTCCCCAACATCCAGGCCGTGCTGCTGCCCAAGAAAACTGGCCAGGCTGTCCAGAGCTCCGGCAAATCGGGAAAGAAGGGTTCTTCCCAGTCACAGGAGTATTAA